The Triticum aestivum cultivar Chinese Spring chromosome 3A, IWGSC CS RefSeq v2.1, whole genome shotgun sequence genome includes a region encoding these proteins:
- the LOC123063728 gene encoding glycine-rich RNA-binding protein 2, mitochondrial gives MLNWGRKAALHARVPAGKLLDWSAAFSSGPKLFVGGLSYDTNEVALKDAFSQHGDVIQVKVICHPVTGQSKGYGFVKFSSEKEAAAALEKMSDEVLDGKNIRVHFANSG, from the exons ATGCTGAATTGGGGAAGAAAGGCTGCGCTCCATGCTAGGGTTCCGGCGGGCAAGCTGCTGGATTGGAGCGCCGCTTTCTCGTCAGGCCCCAAACTGTTCGTCGGAG GCCTGTCCTATGACACCAATGAAGTTGCTCTCAAGGATGCGTTCTCTCAGCATGGCGATGTTATCCAAG TCAAAGTGATATGCCATCCTGTGACCGGGCAATCAAAAGGATACGGTTTCGTCAAGTTCTCCTCGGAAAAAGAAGCTGCTGCGGCATTGGAGAAGATGAGCGATGAG GTGCTTGATGGGAAGAACATACGGGTGCATTTTGCAAACAGTGGATGA
- the LOC123063726 gene encoding protein H2A.6-like, whose protein sequence is MARKGGERKKAVTRSTKAGLQFPVGRIGRFLKKGRYAQRVGSGAPVYLAAVLEYLAAEVLELAGNAAKDNKKTRIVPRHLLLAIRNDQELGKLLAGVTIAHGGVIPNINPVLLPKKALEKAEKESQSPKSPKRKAPAPAPAAKKTPKKTAADKKTAAADKKTAAADKKTAAADKKTAAADKKAAADAEEEAAADE, encoded by the exons aTGGCCAGGAAGGGCGGAGAGAGGAAGAAGGCGGTGACCCGGTCCACCAAGGCCGGCCTCCAGTTCCCCGTCGGCCGCATCGGGCGCTTCCTCAAGAAGGGCCGCTACGCGCAGCGCGTCGGCTCCGGCGCCCCCGTCTACCTCGCCGCCGTCCTCGAGTACCTCGCCGCCGAG GTGCTGGAGCTCGCCGGCAACGCCGCCAAGGACAACAAGAAGACCCGCATCGTGCCGCGCCACCTGCTCCTCGCCATCCGCAACGACCAGGAGCTCGGCAAGCTGCTCGCCGGCGTCACCATCGCGCACGGCGGCGTGATCCCCAACATCAACCCCGTGCTGCTCCCCAAGAAGGCCCtcgagaaggccgagaaggagtCCCAGTCGCCCAAGTCGCCCAAGAGGAAGGCCCCCGCCCCCGCACCCGCCGCCAAGAAGACCCCCAAGAAGACCGCCGCCGACAAGAAGACCGCCGCCGCCGACAAGAAGACCGCCGCCGCCGACAAGAAGACCGCCGCCGCTGACAAGAAGACCGCCGCCGCCGACAAGAAGGCTGCCGCCGACgccgaggaggaggccgccgccgaCGAGTAG